One genomic window of Papilio machaon chromosome 17, ilPapMach1.1, whole genome shotgun sequence includes the following:
- the LOC106708933 gene encoding insecticyanin-B: MQYWFKSQRVFLIFEIRNFEKMYRALIITILAVAAADVIVDGPCPDVKAMESFKFSDFQGTWYEIAKFPNFGEEGKKGKCTTAEYTVDGDKGKVKNSQVVDGVKSYVEGDLTLVEPGRVKITYKFDEYIKNSVLTVLDTDYKNYAIGYSCKFLDKENKHQVFSWILSRTKTLGDSQAKVDAFLANFPAIDKSNYVYNDFSEETCKFTSTKAITSIRRKN; encoded by the exons ATGCAGTATTGGTTCAAATCGCAGAGggtatttttgatatttgaaataagaaattttgaGAAAATGTATCGTGCCTTAATAATTACTATCTTAGCTGTGGCTGCGGCCGATGTCATTGTCGATGGACCTTGTCCGGACGTCAAGGCGATGGAAAGCTTCAAGTTTTCTGAT TTCCAAGGAACTTGGTATGAGATCGCTAAATTCCCGAACTTTGGAGAAGAAGGTAAGAAAGGCAAATGCACGACCGCTGAGTACACAGTAGACGGAGATAAAGGAAAGGTCAAGAACTCGCAAGTTGTGGACGGTGTCAAGTCTTACGTCGAAGGCGACCTCACACTGGTGGAACCTGGCAGAGTGAAGATCACCTATAAGTTTGATG AATACATCAAGAATTCAGTTCTGACCGTTCTGGACACTGACTACAAGAACTACGCCATCGGATATAGCTGCAAGTTCTTGGACAAGGAAAACAAACACCAAG TGTTCTCCTGGATTTTGTCAAGAACCAAAACCTTGGGCGATTCTCAGGCCAAAGTGGATGCCTTCTTGGCCAACTTCCCTGCTATTGACAAGTCCAACTACGTCTACAACGACTTCTCCGAAGAAACTTGCAAGTTCACCTCTACCAAAGCCATCACTAGCATTCGCAGGAAGAActaa